The genome window TGACGCTTTAGCGTTGATAGGCGCGTTAGGAACTCGTCGCGTGTGGCACGACGTTGCTGCAACGCTTCCAGTGGCACAAGCTCTTCGCATTGTCTCGCAATCTCCGCTAGCGTTTCTCCCTCGTTTCGCATATCCGGTGTGGGACCATAGCTGGCGCTTACAGCGGCGATCTCGCCGCCAAAGCGTTGGAAATAATCAGCAACACCTCCGGGCGCATTTAGGTGAGCCGTCTCCAGGGAGCCCAAGAGGGCATACCGCAGACCCAGACCATCGCTCAGCACACGATCCACATCCTCCACACTGATGATGCCGCCGCCAACCAAGCGCCACACCTCATTGAGTATGGCATACTGTATGCGATTGGTGGCGAATCCCTGAACTTCACGGTTCAGCACCACTGGTCGTTGTCCCAGAGCCAGCATCAGCTGACGTGTGCTCTCTACAGTCTCTTTATTGGTCCATGGTGCCGGCACGAGTTCAACGAGTGGAA of Drosophila nasuta strain 15112-1781.00 chromosome 3, ASM2355853v1, whole genome shotgun sequence contains these proteins:
- the LOC132793058 gene encoding lambda-crystallin homolog, which translates into the protein MSCQKIGIVGSGLIGRAWAMLFAAAGYRVQLYDILETQVDGALLEIQKELHSLKAKGALRGQLSPEAQFELISGCTDLKQLVENALHIQECIPELLQLKRDLYAQLDEVLESQTVVASSTSTFMPSLYTEGLKQRSQMLVAHPLNPPYFIPLVELVPAPWTNKETVESTRQLMLALGQRPVVLNREVQGFATNRIQYAILNEVWRLVGGGIISVEDVDRVLSDGLGLRYALLGSLETAHLNAPGGVADYFQRFGGEIAAVSASYGPTPDMRNEGETLAEIARQCEELVPLEALQQRRATRDEFLTRLSTLKRQLP